Part of the Kushneria marisflavi genome, CGACCGACGGTAGTGAGTGGTCATCGACAAAAACATGACGCGCTTCGCGGCGTAAGCGGCTGCCATGACAGGTCGGGCAGGGGCGTACGGCCAGATGGCGCGATAGATCATCACGGACCATGCTTGAATCGGTTTCCCGATATCGGCGTTCCATATTGGGCAGCACGCCTTCAAAGGCATGCTCGCGTGAGACCTTCTTGCCACGGTCATTGACGTAGGAAAACGAAATGGATTCGCGACCGCTTCCATGCAGAACGACATCGCGAACGCGCTGCGGCAACTGCTTCCAGGGCGTTTCCAGCTCGAACCTGTAGTGCGCCGCCACGGCTTCCAGCTGGTTGAAATAGTAGATGCTGCGTCTGTCCCATCCCTTGATGACGCCTTCAGACAGGGAGAGTTCGTCCTGACGGATAAGCTTGTCGGGATCGAAGAACCGATGCACCCCCAGCCCGTCGCAGCTCGGGCAGGCGCCAGCAGGATTGTTGAAAGAGAACATGCGCGGCTCGAGTTCGGCGATCGAGTAGCCACAGATGGGACAGGCAAAGCGCGATGAAAAAATCATGTCTTCGCGGTCGTCGTCCATGAAATGCAGCACAGCGGCACCATCGGCAAGCCCCAGCGCGGTTTCGAAGGACTCTGCCAGACGTTGTTCGATGTCCTCGCGGATCTTCAGGCGGTCCACCACGACACTGATGTCGTGCTTCTTGTTCTTGTCCAGCGTCGGCAGCTCATCGAATTCATACGTCTGACCATCGATCTGGACACGCACGAAACCCTGGGTACGCAGTTCGGTTAACGCCTGCTGATGCTCGCCCTTGCGGCCCTTGATAATGGGGGCCAGCAGCATGACACGGGTGCCTTCTTCCAGCGCCAGCGTCTGATCGACCATCTGTGAGACGGTCTGCGCCTCGAGATCGAGTTCATGATCGGGGCAGCGCGGCGTCCCTGCCCGGGCATAGAGCAGGCGCAGGTAGTCGTATATTTCGGTGATGGTACCAACGGTCGAGCGCGGATTGTGCGATGTGGATTTCTGTTCGATGGAAATGGCCGGTGACAGCCCCTCGATGTGGTCAACATCGGGCTTTTCCATCATCGAGAGGAACTGGCGTGCATAGGTCGACAGCGATTCGACATAGCGACGCTGCCCTTCTGCATACAGGGTGTCAAAGGCCAGAGAAGACTTGCCTGATCCGGAGAGCCCGGTAATGACAATCAGTTTGTCACGGGGCAGCTCGACATCAATGTTCTTCAGGTTGTGGGTGCGGGCCCCACTCACCGAAATACGATCCATACCTACCTCATCGCCGGCGTCGGAAAGACACTATAGAAGGAGTTGAAAGCGAGGCGCAAAATGCAGTGCACAGCGTTTTCCATGTGGTGCCCAGCCCGGTAAAATAGGGGCTGCACGCCACAAAGGGCAGGTGCCTGTCAGGGCACATGAAAAGTCGCCGCGCAAAGTGGCGCTTTTGTCCGTTCGGGGATATGCGTGGCAAGGCCTGCATTGCAGTGAATATCCATACAGTTATTATAGACGATCATGTCAAGGCAATGGCCTTGTCAGTTCATTCGTTTAAACATGCCAGCCGGCACTGGAGAGAAACATGGCCCGTGGGGTGAACAAGGTCATACTGATCGGTAATCTGGGTCAGGACCCGGAAGTACGTTTTCTGCCCTCCGGCAGTCCTGTCTGCAATCTGCGTCTGGCAACCACCGATACCTGGACCGATCGCCAGAGCGGTCAGCGTCAGGAGCGCACCGAGTGGCACAGCGTTGTGATGTTCAACAAGCTGGCCGAAATTGCGCAGCAGTATGTCAAAAAGGGGTCGCGGCTTTACATCGAAGGGCGTCTTCAGACCCGCAAGTGGCAGGGCCAGGATGGTCAGGATCGTTATTCAACCGAGATCGTGGCCAACGACATGCAGATGCTGGATAGCCGCAGCGGTGCTCAGGGCGGTGACTTCGGTGGTCAGGGTGGCGGTGGCTATGGCCAGCAGGGCGGTTACGACCAGCAGGGCGGCGGCGCCCGCCAGAACAGCCCCGCGGGTGGTCAGAATCAGGGTGGCTACGGGCAGGGCCAGAACAACTATGGTCAAGGTCCTCAGCAGGGCAGTCAGGGTAACCAGCAGGGTGGTGGCCCGGGCAACCAGCAGGGTCAGGGTAGTGGCGCCCCCAACCCTGGCAGCTTCGATGATTTCGACGACGAAATTCCGTTCTAGTTATCAGCTGTTGCCAAGCGTTGCTAAGACCCGCCCTCGGCGGGTCTTTTCATGAGGTCAGCGTTTTCTTTTCAGACGGGCCTGAAGAAGCTTCAGGATGGCCCGCTCTTCAGGGCCTGTCAGATCATCCTGATCAAGGGCATCCTCGATCTGCTCCAGAAAATGTCTTAGCAAGCGACCGTCAAGATAGTTTTCGATGACGCGCGGGTCGATATAGCTTGCTCGTGCAATGCTGGGCGTATTACCCAGTCGAGCAGCGACGCGCTCTACCGCTTCACGAATATACGACTGGCTGGCATCGTCATCATCGCCGATGCCCAGTTCATCGAGGGCGAGCGCTGCAATGGAGGTGCCGGCCCAGGTCCGAAAGTCCTTGGCACTAAAGCGCTCCCCCATGACCTCATGGATATAGTCGTTAAGGTCCTGGCTATCGACACGTACCTTGCGTCCATCATCATCAAAGTACTTGAAGATTTCATAGCCCGGGATGTCGTCAAGCTCCCCAACAATCTGCGCCAGTTTTTCATCTTCAACCACCTTGTGCTGCTGCTGGCCACTTTTGCCCTGGTAGTCGAAAATCAGCTCGTCGCCGTTGATGGTCAGATGGCGTGAGCGCATGGTGGTCAGCCCATAGGAATCGTTCTGCTCGCTATAGCTGTCGTTACCGGGGCGAAAATAGGCCGTATCCAGCAGTCTGACCATGCAGGCCAGTACCTTCTCTCGTGGCATGCCATCGCGGGCCATGTGCTGACCGGTAATGCGTCGCATGGTCGATAGCCGCTGGGCAAAATCGACGATGCGATCGAATTTCATCTTCTCCCGCTGCTCACGCCACTGGCTGTTGTAGACATACTGCTTGCGCCCGGCACTGTCTCTTCCCGTGGCATGAATGCGCGCCTCGGGATCGAGCGTGATGGTCACGTCGCGCCATGCTGGCGGAACGGCAAGGCCCTTGATCCATTCCCGCCATTGCTGGTCCTTCAGAGTTTTCCCCGCAGCGTCGCGATATGTAAACCCCTTGCCGCTGCGATGGCGCGTTACGATGGTGGCTTCTTTTGTCATTCAGGCAGGCTTCTTGTCTGGTGAACGTCTCGTGAGTCCTTGACTGATCATAGACGATGATCAAGGGCTTGCCGCCGTATGGCCTTTGGCATGACGCAGCCTCCGGACAGTGCAACCCATGGGTTTTTTTTGTAAAGTGTCGGGCCTGCCGCGTCACTGCCCGCCAAGAGTGACGTCATTTTCTGTCGGGCCGCAAACTCAATGAAACTATTACTGCTTGATGCCGATCACTGCCTTGGTCGGGCGCTCATCAATGAAAGCGACTCGCGAAGCGATGTCGAGCTGATCATCGAGCGTTCCCGTCAATGCCCGCTGCCGCAGTTGAAGGCATGGGCGCCGGACGCTGTCATTTTTCCACCATTATTGTGTCCGGCCGGTGTCGACTACGCCGAGATAATCGAGCATGTCGAACAGGTAGAAGCTGTCATGACGGCCTGTCGCGAACATGGCGTGCCGCTGGTCTGGTTCGTCAGCGATCAGATCTTTGATGCCGGGTCGGACATGCCCATCGAAGAAAGCGTACTGCCCTCGCCCCGGGATGAGGGGCTGCAGCGTCTGCTGGAGACGGGCAACCGGATTCGTTCAGGGCTGGCCGAGCACTTTATCGTACGGACCGGGCCGCTGATGGCGCTGGAAGGTCGCAATGCCTGGCTGGCGCGCATGCTGGATGAGCTGGTGGACGGCAAGTGCCAGCGTGCTGCAGAAGATGAAATTGTCTGTCCAACGCCCGCTCAGGCCGTGGCCCGTGCCGTGATCGGTATGCTGTCGCAGCAGTTTTCGGGTGCCAACGCCTGGGGGGCCTATCATCTCGCCGGCGTGGAACCGGTCAGTCTTTATACCTTTCATGGCGTTGTGCGCCATCAGCTGGAGATTCAGCTCGCCAGAAGAAACATTGATCTGACCCTTGGCGAGATCACGCCGCTGCACCACCATCATGATCAGCCGCTAAGACGCGTCCTCAACTGTCGTCAGATGCTTGAGACCTTTGGCGTTCATCAAAAGCCCTGGCGGCTGGCGCTGGATGCCATGCTTGAGCAGTGGTGTCAGGCACGCTTTGACGAGGAGAAGGGGCCGTGAAGGCGCTACGCAGTCTATTGTTTTATACCGGCTATCTAATGGCCATTATTGTCAGTGCCGTCACTCTCGTGCCGCTGGCCTTTTTTCTGCCGCTCAACGGACGCTTTAGGGTCCTGAACCTTTACAACCACTTCATCGTGTTCTGGTTCGGCCTCTGCTGCGGCGTACGTTATCGTGTGGAAGGTCGTGAGCATATCCCTGATGGGGCCTGCGTGCTGCTGTCCAACCACCAAAGCGAGTGGGAAACCCTGTTTCTTCAGACCATCAAATCGCCCATGTGTACGGTGCTCAAGCAGGAGTTGCTGAAGATTCCGGTTTTTGGCTGGGCGCTGAGAATGCTCAGACCGATTCCGCTGGACCGATCAAAACCCTCGAGGGCACTCAGGCTGGTGTTGACTGAAGGTGCGGCCCGTCTGGCTTCCGGGCTTTCCGTCCTGCTGTTTCCTGAAGGTACCCGCGTGCCGCCCGGTGAGCGTCGCCGCTTCAACAAGAGTGGTATACACATGGCCTGCAGGGCCGGGGTGCCGATACTGCCGGTCGCCCACAATGCCGGTGAGCACTGGCCTGGCAAGGGGTTTATCAAAACGCCCGGGCAAATCAATGTCGTCATTGGGCAGCCCATTGTCACTCGGGATCGCAAGCCGGATGAGGTGACGCGGGAAGTCGAGCAGTGGATCGAGCAGGAGCTGGCACGTATTTCGAAGGTGTCCAGGCCGGCACTGGAAGAAGCTTCTGCCAGCGCACTATAGAATCAGGTCGATCGTGACAGGTGCCGAAAAACAAGGCGCTGGATGGCATGAAAAAGGGCGCCCGTTGGGGCGCCCTTTTTTGCCTGAGTACTGCTTTTACCTAGTACTGCCTGGCATTGCGATGCTGGCGGTCAGGACGGCTGGTCGGCCATGCGCTGAAAGATCAGGCAGGCATTGGTGCCGCCAAACCCAAAGCTGTTGGACAGGACACGCTCGAGGCGTACACCGTCGCGACGCTTTGTCACGATATCCAGATCGCTGGCTTCCGGGTCGATTTCATCAATATTGGCGGATGCGCAGATGAAATCGTGTTGCATCATGAGAAGCGAGTAAATCGCTTCCTGTGCGCCGGTGGCACCCAGAGAATGTCCGGTCAACGACTTGGTCGAGGAAAGTGCCGGAACCCTGTCACCGAAGACATCACGCAGGGCCTTGATCTCGCACATATCGCCAACCGGTGTCGAAGTGCCATGCGTATTGATGTAGTCGATGTCGCCCTTGACGGTCGACATTGCCTGCTGCATGCAGCGAGCGCCACCTTCACCAGAAGGGGCCACCATGTCATGGCCATCGGAGTTGGCACCGTAGCCCACCACCTCGGCGTAGATTTTGGCGCCACGTGCCCTGGCATGCTCAAGCTCTTCGAGCACCAGCATGGCACCACCGCCTGCGATGACAAAGCCGTCGCGTGCCGTGTCATAGGCGCGAGATGCCTTCTCGGGGCAGTCGTTGTAGCTGGTGGACAGTGCGCCCATGGCATCAAACAGACACGACAGGGTCCAGTGCTCTTCTTCACCGCCGCCGGCAAAGACGACATCCTGCTTGCCCAGCTGAATCTGCTCGACAGCGCTGCCGATACAGTGAGCCGAGGTCGCACAGGCCGAGGAGATGGAGTAATTGATCCCCTTGATTGCGAAGGGTGTGGCCAGACAGGCAGATACGGTGCTACCCATGGTTCGGGTCACGCGATAGGGGCCAACTCGGCGTAGCCCCTTGTCGCGCAGAATATCAGCGGCTTCTACCTGGTTGGCAGATGACGCGCCGCCCGAGCCTGCAATCAGACCGGTGCGCACGTTGGACACCTGATCAGGCGAAAGACCGGAGTCCTCTATGGCCTGCTGCATGGAAACATAGGCGTAGGCGGCCGCATCTCCCATGAAACGGCGCTGTTTGCGGTCGACCAGAGCGTCCAGGTCGATGTCCACAACGCCTGCAACATGGCTTCGCATTCCGCGTTCGACATACTCATCGCGAAAGCGAATACCCGAACGGCCTTCCTTCAGGGACTGAAGGACCTGATGCTGATCGTTGCCCAGGCAGGAGACAATGCCCAGGCCAGTGACTACCACTCGTCGCATGGGAGCCTCCCCATCAGAAATTCGCAGTGGAGGTGAACAGGCCAACGCGCAGGTCGTTGGCTTCGTAGATATCGCGGCCATCCACGGACAGAACGCCATCGGCGATGCCAAGGATCAGGCGGCGCGTGATCACCCGCTTGATATGAATATGATAAGTGACCTTCTCGGCATCCGGAAGGATCTGTCCGGAGAACTTGACCTCACCACATCCCAGCGCGCGGCCGCGGCCGGGGTTGCCCAGCCAGCCCAGGTGGAAACCCAGCAGCTGCCACATGGCATCAAGGCCCAGGCAGCCCGGCATGACGGGGTCGCCCGGGAAGTGGCACTGGAAAAACCAGAGGTCAGGGTTAATATCCAGCTCAGCGATCAGCTCGCCCTTGCCGTATTTGCCACCCGCTTCCTGAATGTTGGTGATGCGATCCAGCATCAGCATGTTCGGTGCTGGCAGCTGTGCATTCCCAGGGCCGAAAAGTTCGCCCTGACTGCACGCGAGCAGCTGATCACGGTTAAAGGAGTGTTGCGTGGTCACTGAGATGTTCCGGAAATCAAAGGAATAGGTACTCCTGACGGAGCGCGCTTAGTGTACTGATAGAGGTGGCGAAATGCACGCCAGCGCCAGTGGGCGGGCCTGCAGCCTCGGCATCGCTCTTCAGCTACGTTTAACTTAATGCCTTGAAGGCGTCCAGCGCTCGTTGACGCGCAGCGCGATGATCCACCATGGGCAACGGATAACCGATGTGTTTGCAGGTGGCGGCATCGGGCGCATGACGCTTTTTAGCCTCAACGTTTGCCAGTTCGGGCACAAACTCTGCAATAAACATGCCTTCCGGGTCAAAACGTCTGGACTGGGTGGTCGGGTTGAAGATGCGGAAATAGGGCGCCGCATCCGTTCCCGTGGAGGCTGCCCACTGCCATCCTCCGTTATTGGCACCCAGTTCACCGTCAACCAGATGCTGCAAAAAAAAGGCCTCGCCGCGCCGCCAGTCTATCAGCAGATGCTTGCTGAGAAACATGGCGGTGACCATTCTTAAGCGGTTATGCATCCATCCGGTCGTAGTCAGCTGGCGCATGGCCGCATCGACCAGCGGATAGCCGGTATTGCCCTCGCACCAGCGTTGAAAGTCCTCGTCGCTGTCTCGCCAGGCCAGTGCCTTCGTATGCTCCTGAAAGGGCTGATGGCGGTTGACGCGGGGAAAACCGACCAGAACGTGCTGATAGAATTCGCGCCAGATGATCTCGCTGATCCAGCTTTTTAGATTGCTGTCTCCGTCACCAAGATGTCCGCCATTTCTGGCTGCAGCGGCGTTGATGCACTGACGCCATGACATCATGCCCAGCGCCAGCCAGGCCGAGAGCCCGCTGGTCGCCTTCATGGCAGGAAAGTCGCGTCCGCTGTCGTATTGATGCGCTCTTTTTTGCAGGAAGCGGGCCAGACGATCCTGCGCTGCCTCTTCACCGGCAGGCCAGTCGTCACTATTGATCACCGCATGACTGGCCTTGAGTTCGGGAAGCTCATCGCTAACAACATCGCTCAAGGCAGCCTGTGCTTCTGGAGCATCAAACTGCTGCAGCTGGTTGGCGCCAATATTTTTGAGCCAGCTTTTATAGAAAGGTGTAAAGACGCTGTAATAGCGGCCGTCTCCGGTCAGAAGTTCGCCGGGTGTGAAGGCAATCTGATCGGTATAGCGGTGCACGGCCAGTTCGCGCTGATGAAAGCCTTCGCTGACCTGTCGGTCACGACATCGCTCATTAAGCCCATACTCATCGTTGAAGTGTATGGCCTCGCATTCGAGCGTCTCTGCAAGCTCAAGAAGCCGGTCAGGCAATGCTCCGAAATGTTCGGCGTCAATGATCCTGAGAGGAATATTGAGACGGTCAAGATGATTCGACAGCGCCTCTATACCGCGGCGCCAGAAGTCGAGCTTGTTATCGCCATGCCCATGCTCCCGCCATTGTTGCGGGGTCCAGCAGACCACACCGATGACGGGGCCGCATTGCGCTGCATGATGAAGGGCCGTGTTATCTTCACACCTTAAATCGGTCCTGAACCAGACCAGCTGTCGCTTGCTACCCATTCATAGGCTCCTTTCGCAAGCAACCCGCCATAAGGCGGGTTGCAGTCGATCCATGACATTGTCGGCATCAGCCATGACGGGCAGTGGCCAGTCTCAATTGCGCGATGGCTCGCGCGGGGTCGCTGGCCAATGCACTCAGGTTATCCTCATCCGTGTCACGCAGCTGTCGCGTAATGGAACCTGCCACGCGGATGGGCAAAATCCCCTGATAGGACGCTTCTGAAAGCTGCTGGCGCAGTCCGTTAATATCGGCTTCCATGGCACCGGAGAGAACGATGGTTCTGGCGTTTTTGCACCGGGCGGCCTCAATCAGCTCGCTGAGAGGCACCGATCCATCAAACAGCGTAATGTAGAAGCCGGCGCTGCTGGCCGTAAAGGCGAACAGCAATTGCCAGAGTGCACTACAGCCCCCGGGCAGATAGCTCATCAGGATGCGCGGCTCGGTATTTTCATGGTTACCATGGTACAGCCGCAGGCCGAGGCGGGTTCTCAGAAAGGATTCCAGAAAGCAGCGCTGGGCCATGGGGGTAGAATGCTCCGCCCAGGTCTTTTCAAGATGCTCGACAACTGGTTGCCATAGGCGGGCAATGGCCGTGTTGACCGGATACAGCCCCATGCTTCGAGTAAACAGATTTTCGAGCCTGTTGGTATCGAATTCGGACACGGCATCGATAACCTCTTGACGCTGACCCTGCCAGTCATGATCCGGCGCGAATTCATCGGAAGTCGGTGCCTGACCGCCATCTTCCTGAGCTGAAGTCTCGGTCGAAGCCTGATCGAGCAGTTCCCCCACCTGGCTGACCGGAACCCCCCGGTTGAGCCATTGCAGGATACGTTCAACCCGCTCGATGTCTTCGCGAGCATAAAGACGATGTCCCTTTGGGGTACGTCTTGGCTGAATCAGCCCGTAACGGCGCTCCCACGCACGCAGCGTTACCGAATTGACGCCGGTCAGACGCGAAACTTCCCTGATGGGATAGAGCGGTCCGCCGACAGCACTTGCCACTTTCTCAGTCATAATAAACGAGAGCCTCCTTCGCAGTTCCTGCTGGCAGGAACGTGAATACCGATTGGTACGCCACGTTGCGAAAATGAGCAATTCGACCTGCATGCATGATTGCGTTAGCCATCATGGTCGAACAAATAAATTTAACCTGTGTATGTCTATAGTGTAGCAGTATTTGCACAGATGTTGTACGCCAAACTTTATTCTGTACAAGTGCTGTCACGCTGGTTTTCGGCCACGATCGAGACCACGACATCAGCAAATGATGGGTGCTGTCCTACCGGGTCGAGCAGGGTCAAGGAAAGCTCGGGATGCGTTTGACGCAGGGCATCCAGCTGTCCCGGCACGTCTTCACGCAGATGGCGACCCGCCGCAAAAAAAAGCGGCAGGATATCGATGTCATTGAACCCATCGGCATGCAGTTCGGCGACCACGTTTTCGAGCAGTGGGTCACAAAGCTCCATATAGGCCAGTCGTACCGGTGTGGTCATGCGCGCCTTGAGACGTTGTTCCAGCGTTTCAAACGGTGCCTGCCAGCGGCTGTCCGTGGAGCCGTGGGCCAGTACGATCAGTGCAGTTGTCATATCGGTATCATTCCTGAGTCAGCAAAGTATTGGGTTGGCCGTTCATGTGCATGGGTAAATGTTGTCATTGGCCACATAGGGCCTGTGCCAGCCGGCTGCCCGATAGCCAGGCGGCCTCGACGCGACCATCGATACACCAGTCGCCACAAAGGGATAGCTGCGTCGGCTTTTCAATGAGATAGCCTGGGGTGTTCTCTGGCGTCTGGCAGGGCTGGGCATATCGCCATCGGTGCGCGCCGCAGGCATCAATGGCTGGAAGCGGCGCGGGATAACAGTCCTGAAAGGCTTTGATCATCCTGTCGGCCACCTGGTCGGCGGCGTCTTCCAGGTGTTTGTCAGACCAGTCGTCATTGGCCAGAAGCGTGAGTCGCTCACCTTCATGCTGCCCGGGCCGTGTCTGATTGCGCCCTGCCCAGCGCAGCAC contains:
- the ssb gene encoding single-stranded DNA-binding protein, which translates into the protein MARGVNKVILIGNLGQDPEVRFLPSGSPVCNLRLATTDTWTDRQSGQRQERTEWHSVVMFNKLAEIAQQYVKKGSRLYIEGRLQTRKWQGQDGQDRYSTEIVANDMQMLDSRSGAQGGDFGGQGGGGYGQQGGYDQQGGGARQNSPAGGQNQGGYGQGQNNYGQGPQQGSQGNQQGGGPGNQQGQGSGAPNPGSFDDFDDEIPF
- a CDS encoding DNA topoisomerase IB translates to MTKEATIVTRHRSGKGFTYRDAAGKTLKDQQWREWIKGLAVPPAWRDVTITLDPEARIHATGRDSAGRKQYVYNSQWREQREKMKFDRIVDFAQRLSTMRRITGQHMARDGMPREKVLACMVRLLDTAYFRPGNDSYSEQNDSYGLTTMRSRHLTINGDELIFDYQGKSGQQQHKVVEDEKLAQIVGELDDIPGYEIFKYFDDDGRKVRVDSQDLNDYIHEVMGERFSAKDFRTWAGTSIAALALDELGIGDDDDASQSYIREAVERVAARLGNTPSIARASYIDPRVIENYLDGRLLRHFLEQIEDALDQDDLTGPEERAILKLLQARLKRKR
- a CDS encoding sugar nucleotide-binding protein; translated protein: MKLLLLDADHCLGRALINESDSRSDVELIIERSRQCPLPQLKAWAPDAVIFPPLLCPAGVDYAEIIEHVEQVEAVMTACREHGVPLVWFVSDQIFDAGSDMPIEESVLPSPRDEGLQRLLETGNRIRSGLAEHFIVRTGPLMALEGRNAWLARMLDELVDGKCQRAAEDEIVCPTPAQAVARAVIGMLSQQFSGANAWGAYHLAGVEPVSLYTFHGVVRHQLEIQLARRNIDLTLGEITPLHHHHDQPLRRVLNCRQMLETFGVHQKPWRLALDAMLEQWCQARFDEEKGP
- a CDS encoding lysophospholipid acyltransferase family protein → MKALRSLLFYTGYLMAIIVSAVTLVPLAFFLPLNGRFRVLNLYNHFIVFWFGLCCGVRYRVEGREHIPDGACVLLSNHQSEWETLFLQTIKSPMCTVLKQELLKIPVFGWALRMLRPIPLDRSKPSRALRLVLTEGAARLASGLSVLLFPEGTRVPPGERRRFNKSGIHMACRAGVPILPVAHNAGEHWPGKGFIKTPGQINVVIGQPIVTRDRKPDEVTREVEQWIEQELARISKVSRPALEEASASAL
- the fabB gene encoding beta-ketoacyl-ACP synthase I, encoding MRRVVVTGLGIVSCLGNDQHQVLQSLKEGRSGIRFRDEYVERGMRSHVAGVVDIDLDALVDRKQRRFMGDAAAYAYVSMQQAIEDSGLSPDQVSNVRTGLIAGSGGASSANQVEAADILRDKGLRRVGPYRVTRTMGSTVSACLATPFAIKGINYSISSACATSAHCIGSAVEQIQLGKQDVVFAGGGEEEHWTLSCLFDAMGALSTSYNDCPEKASRAYDTARDGFVIAGGGAMLVLEELEHARARGAKIYAEVVGYGANSDGHDMVAPSGEGGARCMQQAMSTVKGDIDYINTHGTSTPVGDMCEIKALRDVFGDRVPALSSTKSLTGHSLGATGAQEAIYSLLMMQHDFICASANIDEIDPEASDLDIVTKRRDGVRLERVLSNSFGFGGTNACLIFQRMADQPS
- the fabA gene encoding 3-hydroxyacyl-[acyl-carrier-protein] dehydratase FabA, with product MTTQHSFNRDQLLACSQGELFGPGNAQLPAPNMLMLDRITNIQEAGGKYGKGELIAELDINPDLWFFQCHFPGDPVMPGCLGLDAMWQLLGFHLGWLGNPGRGRALGCGEVKFSGQILPDAEKVTYHIHIKRVITRRLILGIADGVLSVDGRDIYEANDLRVGLFTSTANF
- the phrB gene encoding deoxyribodipyrimidine photo-lyase; translation: MGSKRQLVWFRTDLRCEDNTALHHAAQCGPVIGVVCWTPQQWREHGHGDNKLDFWRRGIEALSNHLDRLNIPLRIIDAEHFGALPDRLLELAETLECEAIHFNDEYGLNERCRDRQVSEGFHQRELAVHRYTDQIAFTPGELLTGDGRYYSVFTPFYKSWLKNIGANQLQQFDAPEAQAALSDVVSDELPELKASHAVINSDDWPAGEEAAQDRLARFLQKRAHQYDSGRDFPAMKATSGLSAWLALGMMSWRQCINAAAARNGGHLGDGDSNLKSWISEIIWREFYQHVLVGFPRVNRHQPFQEHTKALAWRDSDEDFQRWCEGNTGYPLVDAAMRQLTTTGWMHNRLRMVTAMFLSKHLLIDWRRGEAFFLQHLVDGELGANNGGWQWAASTGTDAAPYFRIFNPTTQSRRFDPEGMFIAEFVPELANVEAKKRHAPDAATCKHIGYPLPMVDHRAARQRALDAFKALS
- a CDS encoding MerR family transcriptional regulator, with amino-acid sequence MTEKVASAVGGPLYPIREVSRLTGVNSVTLRAWERRYGLIQPRRTPKGHRLYAREDIERVERILQWLNRGVPVSQVGELLDQASTETSAQEDGGQAPTSDEFAPDHDWQGQRQEVIDAVSEFDTNRLENLFTRSMGLYPVNTAIARLWQPVVEHLEKTWAEHSTPMAQRCFLESFLRTRLGLRLYHGNHENTEPRILMSYLPGGCSALWQLLFAFTASSAGFYITLFDGSVPLSELIEAARCKNARTIVLSGAMEADINGLRQQLSEASYQGILPIRVAGSITRQLRDTDEDNLSALASDPARAIAQLRLATARHG
- a CDS encoding sirohydrochlorin chelatase translates to MTTALIVLAHGSTDSRWQAPFETLEQRLKARMTTPVRLAYMELCDPLLENVVAELHADGFNDIDILPLFFAAGRHLREDVPGQLDALRQTHPELSLTLLDPVGQHPSFADVVVSIVAENQRDSTCTE